CCAGCGCCTCTGTTCCCAGCGCGTCAAAACAAATCCCAGCAGTCCCAAAGCCGACAAGAAGCCAAAGGGAACGCTCCATTGCAAGAGGGGAACGAATTCCTGGGTCAGGTAATAGTTCACCGTATTCGGCACTTCAAAGCCGTTGAAAAAATGAAAGGTCTTGCGCAGGTAAAGTTTGAGGTACTCCCAGGGATGCTCCAGCGCGTTCTTGACGATGAACTCGACCACCGCGCCAGTTTCCAGCGGAACGGTCTGGATCGTTTCTAAATATTGCGGCGTGAATTTGAACTCGCGTCCGGAGTAGTCCGTCACATTGGCGAAGAGCAGGGTTTCCGGCCCGTCCTGATCGTAGAATCCCCATTTGCCATGCACCGTTTTCACCCAGAACAGCAGAGGCGCCGAGACCAGAACGAAAACCGCGAGATAACCCGCCAGCCAGGGACGTCCCGCCCCGCCTCTCGCAAATAACGGTTTCCATAAAAAGGCCAGCGCCAGAACCGCCGCCAGCAGATTGTTGGTGCGCGATTGCATGAACAGGGAAAGAAGAACGGCGCTGAAAATCGCGCGCGACCAGGAGGGCTTGTCGACAAAATACAGCAGAGCCAGCAAGGCCGCCAGCTCCAGAAAGGTCATGAAGGTTTCGCGATACAAGGTCCCTTCATACAACAGGGCGCCGCCGTAGCAGGAGAATAGAAGAGCCGCGAGGCAACTGACGCCGGGACTGAAATAACGCAGGCCGATGCGATAGATCAGCAGAGAGGACGCGACGCCGAGCAGGGCGTGAGCGATCCAGACCACCGACAAATCGACGCCGAAAATGAGATAGAGAAGGCCGACGAAATATTGATACAGGGGAGCGAATTTATTGTACTGATCGGGGGCGACGGCGAGCCAGTCGCCAAAGGCGAAGGCTTGCCCCCCTTCGTGGTAAACCGTCTGGTCCCAGGCGGGAGGAACGTAGTCGAAAAACGGACTGGTCTGGAATTGTGAGAAATAAACGAAGCGAACCGCCAAGCCGCAAACGAGCAAGATCAGCGGAAATAAGACACTCTGCCGCATCGGCCTTTTCCAGATGGAGGGATTGCGCGCCGCAGAGCTTCAGGCGCGGTGAACAGGGGACTCAGTTCGTCGGAATCAGCCCCGCTTTGCGAGCGTATTCGAAAATATTGCCCGCTTTGATGATCTCGCTGACTTCGCCCAGCGGTTTCAAGGACCAGGTTTTCCCGGAGGTTTCGTTTTTCAGTTCGCCCTTGTTGACGTCGATGACCAGCCGGTCGCCGGTTTTGATGTCGCCGATCAAGCGCTCGACCGCTTCAAAGGGAATGAAAAATCCGCCGTCCACCGAGTTGCGGTAGAAAATACGCGCGAAGGATTCTGCGACCACCGCCTGAATGCCCGCAATTTTCAGACAAGCCGGGGCATGTTCGCGGGAAGAACCGCATCCGAAATTTTTTCCGCCGATGATGATGCGATGATCGGATTCGAATCGCCCCTCTTCGACGAAGGCCTTGTTGCCCTCAGGCAAACCCGCCGCTGGCGCGGGAACGCCGGACAGGGCGTAACGCCCGTAATTTTTTTTCTCTTCCGGATCGCTCAGGCTGTAAACCAGATGCTCCGCCGGGATGATTTGATCGGTGTCTACGTCGTCGCCCAATACATAGGCCGTGCCTTCAATGATGTCTTGCATGATTCCTCTATCGGTTCAAATTGGATTAACTGACGAATTCTCTGGGGTCGGTGATTTTTCCGGTGACTGCCGTCGCCGCCGCCGTGTAAGGCGAAGCGAGGTAGACCTGGGATTGCTTGGAACCCATGCGACCGGGGAAATTGCGGTTGGTTGTGGAGACGACCACTTCCTCGCCATTGGTGCGACCGAAGGTGTCTTTCGGTCCGCCCAGACAGGCGGCGCAGGACGGCTCGCCCATATGCGCTCCGGCGTTCTTGAAAATATCCGCCAGCGTTTCGCCTTCCCAGCGTTTCTCGTACAAGTCCCGCTCCACTTCCGTTGTGGCGGGAACGATGAAGGTATCCACCACAACTTTTCGGCCCTTGAGGATTTTTGCCGCAGCGAGAAAATCCGTGTACTTGCCGCCGGTGCAGGAACCGATATAGGAACGGTCCACTTTCGTTCCGGCAACCTCGCTCACTTTCGCCTTGTTGTCCGGCGAATGCGGCTTCGCCACCACCGGCTCCATCTCGGAGGCGTTGTAGCTTTTCTTGAAAACGTAATTGGCGTCGGCGTCTGAACGATGCACCTTGTAAGGCTTGTCGGTGCGTTGCTTGACGTATTCGAAGGTCGTGTCGTCGGCTTCGATGATGGCGCTCTTGCCGCCCGCTTCGATCGCCATATTGCACAGGGTCATGCGCTCTTCCATGGAAAAATTCATGATCGCGTCGCCCGCCCATTCCATCGTCCGGTAAGTCGCCCCGGCAACGCCGATGTCGCCGATGACCTGGAGAATGATGTCCTTCGCCATGATGTAGGGAGGGAAGGTTCCGGTGAATTCGAAGCGCATGCTCTCCGGCACTTTGACCCACAACTTGCCAGTGCCCAGAATGAAGGCCGCGTCGGTGTTGCCGATGCCGGTGGAAAACATGCCGAAGGCGCCGGAGGTGCAGGTGTGCGAATCGGTTCCGAACAGAACTTCGCCCGGTCGATTGTGGCCTTCCTGCGCCAGCGCCAGATGGCAGACGCCCTTGTAGTTTTCCGTGCCGACGTCGTAATAATACGGCAGGCTTTGTTCCTTCACGAAGGCGCGCAGAATGTCGATATTGCGATTGGCGTGAACGTCTTTCGTGAAAATATAATGATCCGGGATGATGACCACTTTCTCTTTATCCCAAACTTTGGCTTCCTGGCCGAACTGCTCCTTGAAAATTCCGATGGTTCCCGGCCCGCAGACGTCGTGCGTCATCAGCACGTCCACATCGATCCAGATATTATCGCCGGGTATCACCGACTCTTTTCCCGCATGCGCGGCGAGGATTTTTTCCGTAATGGTCATGCCCATGATGATTGACTTCTCCCTATAAAATTCAGCCCTAACGCCGCGTTATTGAGGCGCTTGTGCATTCGACTGTAGATTTCTTTATTCATTACCGATAAGTATCCTATAAAATAACATTGAATGGATGAAACTGAATAAAAAAATTTAAAGTTTCATTATTTAATTCACGACTTTAAAGACCCAACGCCCTCTCATGCTCAAACTGGCCCTCGAAACATTCGGAAGACTCCGTTACCGCCTGCCGGAACGACCGCGCCAGATCCAGATCGAAATCACCAACCGTTGCAATATGGATTGCCCCATGTGCCCACGCGAGGATCTGGAGATCGATCTCGAACATATGGAGTGGGAGAAATTCACCGCCGTGCTGGACCGTCTGACGGGGACGGAAGACGTCACCCTCACCGGCTGGGGCGAGCCCTTCCTGCACCCGCGCGTGTTCGACATGATCGCGCTTTGCAAAGAACGCGGTCATCGCGTGTCGATCACCTCCAACGCCCTGTTCACGCGTCCTTCGCTGGCGACGGAAATCGTCGCGTCCGGCGTGGACTCGCTGACCTTTTCCATCGACGACGTCAACGGACAGGCCGAACTCGGTCACCACAACCACCGCGTTCTGGAAAACATCGAAACGGTCGCCAAACTGAGAACTCATGACAAGCCCGCGCTACGTCTGCAGGCCACTTTACACGCGAACTGCGAAAACGACTTGTATGAAGTCATCCGATACGCCGCGCAACTGGGCATCGAAACGGTCAACGTCGGACGACTCGACCGCAAATACGCGCCGGAACTGAAACGTCCCAGCGCAAGCGACGAGGCCCGCGTCTTTGTTCAGGCCGATGCGCTGTCCCGTTCGCTCGGCGTGCAACTGGACTGGTTGCAATATTCCGTCGCCAGCGGCGCCATGCGTTTCTTTTATCGACTGCTACGCAACAAACTGCATCGCTCCGGCAAGTTCTGCCTGAAAACCTACGATTATGTTTATGTGACCCGCGACGGGAATGTGACGCCTTGTTGCCTGCTTCCCAAGGCGCCGATGGGCAATCTGCTCGAAAGCGATCTGAAATCCATCTGGAAGAGTCCGCAATTCAACCGCTTTCGCCATAACTACCGCGACACCTGCGGCTCCTGCGATCTGTGGACCATCGCCCAGGTGCAGGACAACGGCTGAGCCTCGCCTTCCTCTTCGACACGCTTTACAAATTCGCTTCCTGTTTTCCGACCGATTTGCTCCAAGCCCCGATCCACTCGCGCAAGCCATTGAAAAATAATTTTATATTCCACCCTCGCTTTCCGCAAAGCGGTTGCAACCGCGTCGAAATTACGGTAATTTACTTCATTCTTTTATCCCGAACACAATGCCATGTCGTTTGAAGGTTCCCCGCAAATCATAATAGACCAACGCCCGCTCTGGATCGTCTTTCTCGACCGCATGCGGCGCGGGATTTTCCTCACCTTCATCTTCGCGATATTTTTTCTTTTTCTGTCGTTCGACGGCCCCGCCGATCTTTCCGTGGAAGGTTACAAAGCCATCTGCCTGTTCGGCCTGTGCGTGGTTCTGTGGGCGACCAATCTGATTCCCCTGTCCATCACCAGCCTGCTGGTGATCGGAGCCGCGCCCTTGCTCGGCATCATGGACGCCTCGACGGTCTATTCCTTCTTTGGCAACAAGGCGGTGTTCTTCATTCTCGGCGCCTTCATCCTGTCCGCCGCCATGATCGCCTGCGGTCTGAGCGCGCGCCTGACGGTGTGGGTGCTGGATAAATGGGGCGCCAGTTCGAGAAAGCTGACGACCAGCGTTTACCTGTTCGCCGCGATCAGTTCCTGCTTCATGTCCGAACACGCCGTGGCCGCCATGTTGTTTCCGCTGGTCATGGAAATCGTCAATATCCTGAAACTGGAGCAGGGCAAATCGCAGTTCGCAAAATCCTTGTTCCTCGCGCTGGGCTGGGGTTGCATCATCGGCGGCGCCATGACCGCCCTCGGCGGCGCGCGCGTTCCGCTGGCGGTGGAAATTCTGGAGCAGATCGCCGGACGCGAACACACCATCGGCTTCCTGCAATACACCGCTCTCAGCTTTCCCCTCGTGCTCGCTTTGCTGGCGGGGGGCTGGTTCACGCTCATGTTCCTTTTCAAGCCGGAGCCTATCGACACGCAACCGGCCAGAGAAGCCCTGCACCTGCGCTCGCGCGAATTGGGCAAACTGAGCTTTCATGAAAAAGGCGTGGGGCTGGTGATGGTTCTCACGATTTTCGCCTGGTTCATCTACGGCGACGACTGGGGCATCGCCAATATCGCCATCGTTTCCATTGTCGCGCTGTTCTCATTCAGCTTCATCAACTGGAAGATGGTCGAAGAACACGTCAACTGGGCCATCATCCTGATGTACGGCGGCGCCATCGCCCTCGGCGAAATCATGGCTTCCACCGGGGCCGCGCCCTGGCTGGCGAAAATGATTTTTGCGGGCACGGTCGAATCCACCGCCGTGTTCCTCATCGTGCTGGCGATCCTGTCCACCCTGTTCACCACCTTCATGAGCAACTCCGCCGTGATCGCGACGCTTCTGCCGCCTGCGATTTCCATGTGCGACGTTTACGGCATCAGCCCGGCGCTGGCGACGATGACCATCGTCATCCCGAGCAATTTCGCGTTCATTCTGCCCATCGCGACGCCTGCGTCTGCGCTGGCATTTTCATCGCGGCATATTTCGCTGAGGGAAATGATAAAATCCGGCTTGATCCTGAGCATCATTGGAATGGCGGCGTTTTTTGTCCTGCTCTTCGTTTACTGGCCCATGATAGGATTTAATTGATATGGAAGCTCCCAAAACAATTCATCCGCTCGAACTGAAGGAACAACTGGATCGCGGCGAAGACATCTTCCTGATGGATGTGCGCGAGGCCTGGGAACATTCGCTCGCCAGCATCCCCGGCTCGGAGCATGTGCCGCTCAACGAAGTGGCCGACCGCGTGCAGGAATATATCTATGAAGAAAACATCGTCGTGTACTGCCATCACGGCGAACGCTCGTATCGGGCGGCGTTGATCCTGATCGAATCGGGATTCCCCAACGTCTCCAATCTCTCCGGCGGCATCGACGCCTGGTCGCAGATCGCCGACCCTTCCATTCCGCGCTACCGTCCCGGCGGATGAAATCAGATTTTTAGCGAATCGCTTCAGGCGGGTTTGCGCGCCGTGATTTCAAATCCTAAAAATTTCAGGGAAAGATTATCTCCCGGCTTCTGGCTGTAGGCGTCGGTCTGATCGTGGTATTCGTTGAAATCAAAATGATCGATCTGAAAACCTGCGGCCTGAACGTCTTTCGCCAGGTTCTGACAGAATCCCGCTTCGATCTCCACCAGCGTTTCCGGGTAGCCGCCGATCAAGCGGTGACGATAATTCAATCGCTCTGACTGCTTGAGAATCTGGTATTCCAGGTCCGTGTCGAGGATGGACAACTGGCCTCCCGCTTCGATCTGATCAAAAATCCATTTGAGGAAGGCCTGGCGTTCGGGCCGTTGCAGATGATGCAGGAACTTGTTGGCGTACACCGTTTGCGCGCGCAGTTCGCACTCCTGCGCGGGAAACAGAACCTGCCGGATTTCGACATTGCTCTTTTTCGATAAGGCAAGATAGCGTTCAAGACCTTTCACGATGAAGGGCGACGCGTCGGTCAGGATCAGGCGCGGCGCCTGCGTCGGCCAGTCTTCGATCATGCTGTAACCCGCCAGACCGGTGGCGACGTCCACAATCGCCCCGGAACCCTGACTGGCGACGCCTTCCAGCGGATTGTCCCAGGGGAAGTTTTTGATCTTCCATAGATAGGCGCAATAGCCCTCGCTCAACAGATCGACCAGCTCCTCGTCGTGCGCCAGCGCTTCATCGCTCCGAATCCGATCCGCCAGCGCGCGGAACAGCCCGTCCATCGACTCGTTCAACTCCTGCAATCCGGCGAGGCCCTGACTGTAGCCGTCTTTTCGTAAATTGATATTGATATGATCGAAGTGCAGAAAAACCGCGGGGCGTTCGTGCTGAACGTAAATCAGATCGGCCAGGTCGATGACAATTTCAGGATAGGCCGAGCGCAGGAGCAAATTGAAATATTCGCGATTCTGCCGTCCCGCCTGCGTATCCGGGAACGCCAGCTTGCCGTCGAGGTAATCGAAAAACAAACGCACGCTCTCGGACAACTCGGGCAAGGTCGAACCCTCCAGCCCGGCAAAGCTCGCGCCGTCTTCGTCGACCAGAGACAAGCCCTCCGGCGCGGGAACAAAAATTTCAAAACTGTCTGGAGTGGAATTCAATAGATCGCTCGCTCAGTCCAGAACGCCGCAGGCTTTTTCGACCGCGTTCAGTATCGCGCCTGAATCGATCAGGACCTTCACGGTTTCAATATCCGGCGACAGCTCGCGGTCGCGCCCCAGATGCGGCACATGCCGCCGGATCAGCCGATAGGCCGCCAGCGTTCCGCGTCCCGGCTTCAGATTGGTGAACACGTCGAGGGCCTGCGCCGCGCACAACAATTCAATGGCGACGACGAACTGCGTGTTCTCCAGCGCCGACGCCGCCTTGCGCGCCGATATCGTTCCCATGCTGACATGGTCTTCCTTGTTCGCCGAGGTCGGGATGGAATCCACGCAGGCCGGGTGCGACAAGGTTTTGTTTTCCGACACCAGCGCGGCGGCGGCGTACTGCGCCACCATAAAGCCGGAGTTCAAGCCGTCGCCTTCGATCAAAAAAGAAGGCAGACCGCTCAGGGCCGGGTTGACCATGCGCTCGATGCGACGCTCGGAGATATTGCCCCATTCCGCCAGCGCCATCGTCAAGGAATCCATTGCTAAAGCGACCGGCTGACCGTGAAAATTGCCGCCGGACAAAATCCTGCCGTCGGGGAACACCAGAGGATTCTCCGTCGCCGAATTCATTTCGATTTCCAAGGTCTCCACCGCGCGACTCAACACGTCGCGGCTCGCGCCATGCACCTGCGGCGCGCAACGCAGGGAATAAGCGTCCTGAATGCGGTCGCAATCCAGATGCGAGGAGATGATTTCACTGCCCTGCGTGAGCTTGCGCATATTGCGCGCCGAAACCGCCTGCCCCTTGTGCGCGCGAATCGCATGAATGCGAGCGTCGAGCGGCGTCTTGGTTCCGAGCAGGACTTCCAGACTCATCGACGCAGAGAGGTCGGCGAGCTTCGCCAGCCTTCGCGCCTTCCATGCCGTCAGAGCGCCGATGGCGGTCATCACTTGACAGCCGTTGATTAATGCCAGGCCTTCGCCTTCTGCCAGAGTCGCCGGACTCAGACCGACGCGTTTCAAAGCGGCGCGGCCTGAAAGCCATTTGCCGCCGCGCAGGCGCGCCTTGCCGCGCCCAATGAGAACCAGAGCGAGATGAGAGAGCGGCGCGAGGTCGCCGCTGGCGCCCACCGAACCTTTTTCGGGAACCTGCGGAATCAGGTCCTTGTTGACCAGATCGCGCAACAGGGTCATGATCCCCCAGCCCAGACCGGAAAAGCCCTTGGCCTTGCTGTTCAACATCAGAACCATAATCAGCCGCGCCGTATCATCCGGCAGGGGCGCGCCGACGCCGGAAGCGTGGCTCATCAATAAATTTTTTTGTAGACGTCTGGCTTTATCAACCGGAATGATTTTCTGACTCAGGGCGCCGAAGCCTGTTGTGACCCCGTACACCTTCTCGCGATTCCGCACCGCGTTCTCGATCACCGAGCGCGAGGCGTTCACCCGCTCGCGCACGCCGGATGCGAATCTCAGGCGCGTGGACGGCTTCTGGAATTCACCCGCCGCTTCAATCGTCAGGCTCTCGCCGTCGAGAACAATCACGCTCATCGTTTCAATCCTGACACAGTCGCGTTCATAATCAGCGCCAGTTCAATAACGGTCGGCCCAGCAAATAAAAGGCAAGGACCACGCAAGGGAAGGCGTAGGGCGCCGCCGGAAAGGCTCCGCCCTGCAGAATGAAAAAGGCCGAACTGAGCATGCGCGCGCCATAGACCCAGAAGAGAATTTGCGTCAGTTTCTGCGATCCCTTGAAAACGAACCAGGCCAGAGTCCCCATCAGCCCAAAATAAGCGGCGAAGGCGGCGTAAGCCGACAAACCGAAAAACATCGGCGGCAAGTAAACCATGTAGATCACGATATAGACGAGGTTCAAAACGAGGAAGCCGATTCCCGCGATGCGGTATTTTTTCAGTTTCGCCTCATCCGCGCCATCTGGCGCGATCTCTTGCAAGGGTATTTCGCTTTCCGTCATCCTTTGCCAATCCTTCCTTTATTTATAACGCCCGCCCCGTCTTTAAAAGCCGTCTTGCAGTTTTCAATCGCCTATGATAGTTTCCGAACACGAATCAACGCCTGTTCCGACAACGCCCAAGCGCATCCACCAAAGAAAATTTTGATCCATGACCGCTGAGAAAATCGACCTGCCTCCGCTCGAAGAACAGTTGAAAGTCATCCGCCGCGGAGCGGTGGAAATCATTGACGAAAAAGACCTGATCGAACGGCTGAAAAAATCCATTAAAACAGGCCGCCCCTTGAGAGTCAAGGCGGGCTTCGATCCCACGGCGCCGGACTTACACCTCGGTCACACCGTCCTGCTACAGAAGATGAAGCAATTTCAGGACCTCGGTCACGCGACGATTTTTCTCATCGGAGATTTCACCGCAATGATCGGCGATCCCACCGGTCGCTCGGAGACGCGCAAGAGCCTGACGCCGGAAGAAGTCAAGGTCAACGCCCTGACCTATCTCGACCAGGTCTACAAAATTCTCGACCCGGCTCGCACGATTGTACGCTACAACACCGAATGGATGAACGCATTTTCTTCCACCGACGTCGTCAACCTTGCCGCCCGCTACACCGTCGCGCGCATGCTCGAACGCGACGATTTTCAAAAGCGCATGCGCGACAATCAACCCGTGTCCATTCACGAGCTGTTGTACCCGCTGGTGCAGGGTTATGATTCCGTCGCGCTGGAGTCGGATATCGAACTGGGCGGCACCGATCAGAAATTCAACCTGCTCGTCGGACGCGATTTGCAACGCGACTATGAACAGATTCCGCAGAATATCCTGACCCTGCCCCTGCTCGAAGGCACCGACGGCGTGCGCAAGATGAGCAAGAGCTACGGCAACAGCATCGGCGTGTCGGCGCCCCCCGGCGAGATGTTCGGCAAGATCATGTCGATCCCCGACGATCTGATGTGGCGCTATTACGAACTGCTCAGTAGCGTTGCCGTCGACGAACTGGAAAAGATGAAGGCCGACGCCGCCAGCGGAACGCTGAACCCGCGCGATGCAAAAATTCAACTGGCGCGCGAACTGGTAACGCAATACCACAACGCCGAGGCCGCAGAAAACGCCGCGACTGAATTCGCCAATGTCTTCAAAAAGAAATTATTGCCCGACGAAATCCCCGAAGCGCCCAGCTGGGGAAGCGAACCGAAGCCGATCAGCAATGTCTTGTCTGATTTCAAACTCACGGACAGCGCCTCGGCGGCGCGTCGCCTGATTCAGCAGGGGGCGGTCACGATCAACGGCGACAAGGTATCCGACGTCAACCTGTCTCTCGAAGGCGGCAAGGAATATCTGATAAAAGTCGGCAAGAAACGATTT
This window of the Candidatus Nitrohelix vancouverensis genome carries:
- a CDS encoding 3-isopropylmalate dehydratase, with translation MQDIIEGTAYVLGDDVDTDQIIPAEHLVYSLSDPEEKKNYGRYALSGVPAPAAGLPEGNKAFVEEGRFESDHRIIIGGKNFGCGSSREHAPACLKIAGIQAVVAESFARIFYRNSVDGGFFIPFEAVERLIGDIKTGDRLVIDVNKGELKNETSGKTWSLKPLGEVSEIIKAGNIFEYARKAGLIPTN
- a CDS encoding 3-isopropylmalate dehydratase large subunit, which codes for MGMTITEKILAAHAGKESVIPGDNIWIDVDVLMTHDVCGPGTIGIFKEQFGQEAKVWDKEKVVIIPDHYIFTKDVHANRNIDILRAFVKEQSLPYYYDVGTENYKGVCHLALAQEGHNRPGEVLFGTDSHTCTSGAFGMFSTGIGNTDAAFILGTGKLWVKVPESMRFEFTGTFPPYIMAKDIILQVIGDIGVAGATYRTMEWAGDAIMNFSMEERMTLCNMAIEAGGKSAIIEADDTTFEYVKQRTDKPYKVHRSDADANYVFKKSYNASEMEPVVAKPHSPDNKAKVSEVAGTKVDRSYIGSCTGGKYTDFLAAAKILKGRKVVVDTFIVPATTEVERDLYEKRWEGETLADIFKNAGAHMGEPSCAACLGGPKDTFGRTNGEEVVVSTTNRNFPGRMGSKQSQVYLASPYTAAATAVTGKITDPREFVS
- a CDS encoding radical SAM protein; this encodes MQIEITNRCNMDCPMCPREDLEIDLEHMEWEKFTAVLDRLTGTEDVTLTGWGEPFLHPRVFDMIALCKERGHRVSITSNALFTRPSLATEIVASGVDSLTFSIDDVNGQAELGHHNHRVLENIETVAKLRTHDKPALRLQATLHANCENDLYEVIRYAAQLGIETVNVGRLDRKYAPELKRPSASDEARVFVQADALSRSLGVQLDWLQYSVASGAMRFFYRLLRNKLHRSGKFCLKTYDYVYVTRDGNVTPCCLLPKAPMGNLLESDLKSIWKSPQFNRFRHNYRDTCGSCDLWTIAQVQDNG
- a CDS encoding DASS family sodium-coupled anion symporter; the encoded protein is MSFEGSPQIIIDQRPLWIVFLDRMRRGIFLTFIFAIFFLFLSFDGPADLSVEGYKAICLFGLCVVLWATNLIPLSITSLLVIGAAPLLGIMDASTVYSFFGNKAVFFILGAFILSAAMIACGLSARLTVWVLDKWGASSRKLTTSVYLFAAISSCFMSEHAVAAMLFPLVMEIVNILKLEQGKSQFAKSLFLALGWGCIIGGAMTALGGARVPLAVEILEQIAGREHTIGFLQYTALSFPLVLALLAGGWFTLMFLFKPEPIDTQPAREALHLRSRELGKLSFHEKGVGLVMVLTIFAWFIYGDDWGIANIAIVSIVALFSFSFINWKMVEEHVNWAIILMYGGAIALGEIMASTGAAPWLAKMIFAGTVESTAVFLIVLAILSTLFTTFMSNSAVIATLLPPAISMCDVYGISPALATMTIVIPSNFAFILPIATPASALAFSSRHISLREMIKSGLILSIIGMAAFFVLLFVYWPMIGFN
- a CDS encoding rhodanese — encoded protein: MEAPKTIHPLELKEQLDRGEDIFLMDVREAWEHSLASIPGSEHVPLNEVADRVQEYIYEENIVVYCHHGERSYRAALILIESGFPNVSNLSGGIDAWSQIADPSIPRYRPGG
- the hutH gene encoding histidine ammonia-lyase, with product MSVIVLDGESLTIEAAGEFQKPSTRLRFASGVRERVNASRSVIENAVRNREKVYGVTTGFGALSQKIIPVDKARRLQKNLLMSHASGVGAPLPDDTARLIMVLMLNSKAKGFSGLGWGIMTLLRDLVNKDLIPQVPEKGSVGASGDLAPLSHLALVLIGRGKARLRGGKWLSGRAALKRVGLSPATLAEGEGLALINGCQVMTAIGALTAWKARRLAKLADLSASMSLEVLLGTKTPLDARIHAIRAHKGQAVSARNMRKLTQGSEIISSHLDCDRIQDAYSLRCAPQVHGASRDVLSRAVETLEIEMNSATENPLVFPDGRILSGGNFHGQPVALAMDSLTMALAEWGNISERRIERMVNPALSGLPSFLIEGDGLNSGFMVAQYAAAALVSENKTLSHPACVDSIPTSANKEDHVSMGTISARKAASALENTQFVVAIELLCAAQALDVFTNLKPGRGTLAAYRLIRRHVPHLGRDRELSPDIETVKVLIDSGAILNAVEKACGVLD
- a CDS encoding tyrosine--tRNA ligase, which translates into the protein MTAEKIDLPPLEEQLKVIRRGAVEIIDEKDLIERLKKSIKTGRPLRVKAGFDPTAPDLHLGHTVLLQKMKQFQDLGHATIFLIGDFTAMIGDPTGRSETRKSLTPEEVKVNALTYLDQVYKILDPARTIVRYNTEWMNAFSSTDVVNLAARYTVARMLERDDFQKRMRDNQPVSIHELLYPLVQGYDSVALESDIELGGTDQKFNLLVGRDLQRDYEQIPQNILTLPLLEGTDGVRKMSKSYGNSIGVSAPPGEMFGKIMSIPDDLMWRYYELLSSVAVDELEKMKADAASGTLNPRDAKIQLARELVTQYHNAEAAENAATEFANVFKKKLLPDEIPEAPSWGSEPKPISNVLSDFKLTDSASAARRLIQQGAVTINGDKVSDVNLSLEGGKEYLIKVGKKRFLKIVST